One part of the Chryseobacterium mulctrae genome encodes these proteins:
- a CDS encoding MATE family efflux transporter translates to MSFLNKNYTKEALTLALPVMLTQVGQVSVNLFDNIIVGKLLGADALASVSLGNAVFFSMFVLALGFSFAIPPLVSEAHSKNDHKTINSVFSHGFIINMTVGIILMLILFLGLPLLYHSGQPAKIIPDTVDFLWIMAISIVPFMAFQTLREVSEGLSYTIGVTKATIIANVINIVLNYVLIQGIWIFPEMGVKGSALASLIARIFMVFFLYFVLMKEPKTKQYIKDFSLKLQVFSKKMFEKMVRLGFPTALQMFFEVTAFAGAAFICGLISSHDIASHQIALSMASFTFNLCIGFSVASTVMIGRKLGEQNFVELRKIGINNLKIAFLFMCFCGVIFILGRNILPTFFTKPEEVEVIMLASKLMIIAALFQLSDGIQVTALGMLRGLQDVKIPSIITFIAYWLITIPLGYFLCVTLEMGAFGMWIALGLGLTISAFMLVKRFLNMSARRIKANKI, encoded by the coding sequence ATGAGCTTTTTAAATAAAAATTACACGAAAGAAGCCTTAACGCTGGCTCTTCCGGTAATGCTTACGCAGGTGGGACAGGTATCTGTCAACCTTTTTGATAATATCATTGTAGGAAAACTCTTGGGAGCAGATGCTTTGGCATCGGTTTCTTTGGGAAATGCCGTGTTTTTCTCGATGTTTGTTTTGGCATTGGGTTTCTCTTTTGCCATTCCGCCATTGGTTTCTGAGGCACATTCTAAAAATGACCACAAAACAATTAATTCAGTTTTCAGTCACGGTTTTATCATCAACATGACTGTAGGCATTATTTTAATGTTGATTTTATTTTTAGGATTACCACTACTCTATCACTCTGGTCAGCCGGCAAAAATTATTCCTGATACGGTAGATTTCTTATGGATTATGGCGATCAGCATTGTTCCGTTTATGGCATTTCAGACTTTGAGGGAGGTTTCTGAAGGTTTATCTTATACCATTGGGGTAACCAAAGCAACAATTATTGCTAACGTAATCAATATTGTACTCAATTATGTATTGATTCAAGGAATTTGGATTTTCCCAGAAATGGGCGTAAAAGGTTCTGCTTTAGCAAGTTTAATTGCCAGAATTTTCATGGTTTTCTTTCTTTATTTTGTTTTAATGAAAGAACCAAAAACCAAACAGTACATCAAAGATTTTTCATTAAAATTGCAGGTTTTTTCTAAGAAAATGTTCGAAAAAATGGTAAGATTAGGTTTCCCGACTGCATTACAGATGTTTTTTGAAGTAACGGCTTTTGCTGGAGCAGCGTTTATCTGCGGATTGATTTCATCGCATGATATTGCTTCACACCAAATCGCTTTGAGTATGGCGTCATTTACCTTTAATTTATGTATTGGTTTTAGTGTGGCTTCAACGGTTATGATTGGTAGAAAATTGGGTGAACAAAATTTTGTGGAATTAAGAAAAATAGGAATCAACAACTTAAAAATCGCATTTCTCTTTATGTGTTTTTGTGGAGTTATATTTATCTTAGGACGAAATATTTTACCTACATTTTTCACAAAACCAGAAGAAGTTGAAGTAATTATGTTAGCTTCAAAGCTTATGATTATTGCAGCATTATTCCAGCTTTCTGATGGAATTCAGGTAACTGCTTTAGGAATGTTGAGAGGTTTACAGGATGTAAAAATCCCGTCAATTATTACATTTATCGCGTATTGGTTAATTACAATTCCTTTAGGATATTTCCTTTGTGTAACCTTGGAAATGGGTGCTTTTGGAATGTGGATCGCACTTGGATTAGGATTAACGATTTCAGCATTTATGCTCGTTAAACGTTTTCTCAATATGTCTGCCCGAAGAATTAAAGCAAACAAAATATAA
- a CDS encoding GNAT family N-acetyltransferase — MENIVIEKIKIDDIEKLQRIAKKTFFETFSPYNSAENMEKYLNEKFSEEKLLSELKNKDSEFFFAIYLGDVVGYLKVNSGDAQTELQDKNSLEVERIYVLKDYHGQKVGQILYDKALEIAQNKNLQYVWLGVWEENHRAVQFYKKNGFVEFDKHIFKFGDEEQTDLMMRKDLFQ; from the coding sequence ATGGAAAATATAGTCATTGAAAAAATTAAAATCGACGATATTGAAAAGCTTCAGCGCATCGCGAAAAAGACTTTTTTCGAAACCTTTTCGCCCTATAACAGTGCAGAAAATATGGAAAAATATCTTAACGAGAAATTTTCTGAAGAAAAATTGCTGTCAGAACTTAAAAATAAAGATTCTGAATTTTTCTTTGCTATCTATCTTGGTGATGTTGTCGGCTATTTGAAAGTCAACTCAGGAGATGCACAAACTGAATTACAGGATAAAAATTCCCTTGAAGTTGAAAGAATCTATGTTTTAAAAGACTATCATGGTCAAAAAGTTGGGCAGATCTTATACGATAAAGCATTGGAAATTGCACAAAATAAAAATCTACAATACGTTTGGTTAGGTGTTTGGGAAGAAAACCACAGAGCCGTTCAGTTTTATAAAAAGAATGGTTTTGTAGAATTTGATAAACATATTTTTAAGTTTGGAGATGAAGAACAGACGGATTTGATGATGAGAAAAGATTTATTTCAATGA